From a region of the Oryza sativa Japonica Group chromosome 6, ASM3414082v1 genome:
- the LOC4340297 gene encoding protein LATERAL BRANCHING OXIDOREDUCTASE 1, with protein MADEPWRLPNIVQELAAGVQEPPSRYLQDLAGGDQLAGAEIPEPIPTIDLGRLSGSDGADEAAKLRSALQNWGLFLVSNHGVETSLIDAVIEAAREFFRQPVEEKKKLSNLIDGKRFQIEGYGNDPVQTKDQILDWSDRLHLKVEPECDRNLAFWPTHPKSFRDILHEYTLKIKTVKNDILLALAKLLELDEDCLLNQFSDRAITTARFNYYSPCPRPDLVLGLKPHSDLCALTVLLTDKEVGGLQVLRDGTWYSVPAVRDYSLLINIGVTLEIMTNGTFRAPLHRVVTNAERERMSVAMFYAVDGEKEIEPVAELLGLKQQSARYRGIKGKDLLIGHYEHFSRGGRVVDSLKI; from the exons ATGGCTGACGAGCCATGGAGGCTGCCAAACATAGTGCAAGAACTGGCCGCCGGCGTGCAGGAGCCACCGAGCCGGTACCTGCAAgacctcgccggcggtgaccagctcgccggcgccgagaTACCGGAGCCCATCCCGACCATCGATCTCGGCCGGCTGTCAGGATCGGACGGTGCCGACGAGGCTGCCAAGCTGCGGTCGGCTCTGCAGAACTGGGGCCTCTTCCTG GTTTCTAACCATGGCGTTGAGACCTCACTGATCGATGCTGTGATCGAGGCTGCGAGGGAATTTTTTCGGCAGCCAgttgaagagaagaagaaactgAGCAACCTGATTGATGGCAAGCGTTTTCAGATAGAAGGGTATGGAAATGATCCTGTGCAAACCAAAGATCAGATCCTGGATTGGTCTGATCGGCTGCATCTCAAGGTTGAGCCAGAGTGTGACAGAAATCTAGCCTTTTGGCCCACACATCCCAAATCTTTTAG GGATATTCTACATGAGTACACACTGAAGATCAAGACGGTCAAAAACGATATCCTCCTCGCATTGGCCAAGCTCTTGGAGCTTGATGAGGATTGCCTCCTCAACCAGTTCAGCGACAGGGCCATCACTACTGCCAGATTCAACTACTACTCTCCTTGTCCAAGACCTGATCTTGTGTTAGGCCTGAAGCCTCACTCTGACCTCTGTGCTCTCACCGTTCTTCTCACTGACAAAGAAGTCGGTGGCCTGCAAGTTCTTAGAGATGGAACATGGTACAGTGTTCCAGCTGTGCGAGATTACTCTCTTCTGATTAACATTGGTGTTACACTGGAG ATAATGACCAATGGGACCTTCAGGGCTCCATTGCATAGGGTGGTGACAAAtgcagagagggagagaatgtCGGTGGCCATGTTCTACGCTGTGGATGGCGAGAAGGAGATAGAGCCGGTGGCTGAGCTGCTGGGGCTGAAGCAACAATCAGCACGGTACAGGGGAATCAAGGGCAAGGACTTGTTGATTGGACACTATGAACATTTCTCTCGTGGTGGTAGAGTTGTCGATTCATTGAAGATCTAA
- the LOC4340298 gene encoding pyrophosphate-energized vacuolar membrane proton pump: MAILSALGTEVFIPVAAAVGVAFAVAQWLLVARVKVNPAHAAAAAASGGSKNGGYGDYLIEEEEGLNDHNVVVKCHEIQTAISEGATSFLFTEYQYVGIFMSIFAVVIFLFLGSVEGFSTKSQPCTYSKDKYCKPALFNALFSTASFLLGAITSLVSGYLGMKIATFANARTTLEARKGVGKAFIIAFRSGAVMGFLLASSGLVVLYIAINVFKLYYGDDWEGLFESITGYGLGGSSMALFGRVGGGIYTKAADVGADLVGKVERNIPEDDPRNPAVIADNVGDNVGDIAGMGSDLFGSYAESSCAALVVASISSFGINHDFTGMCYPLLVSSVGIIVCLITTLFATDFFEIKAVKEIEPALKKQLIISTALMTVGIAIISWLALPAKFTIFNFGAQKEVTNWGLFFCVAIGLWAGLIIGFVTEYYTSNAYSPVQDVADSCRTGAATNVIFGLALGYKSVIIPIFAIAVSIYVSFSIAAMYGIAVAALGMLSTIATGLAIDAYGPISDNAGGIAEMAGMSHRIRERTDALDAAGNTTAAIGKGFAIGSAALVSLALFGAFVSRAGVKVVDVLSPKVFIGLIVGAMLPYWFSAMTMKSVGSAALKMVEEVRRQFNSIPGLMEGTGKPDYATCVKISTDASIKEMIPPGALVMLTPLIVGTLFGVETLSGVLAGALVSGVQIAISASNTGGAWDNAKKYIEAGASEHARTLGPKGSDCHKAAVIGDTIGDPLKDTSGPSLNILIKLMAVESLVFAPFFATHGGLLFKWF; the protein is encoded by the exons atggcgatCCTCTCGGCGCTCGGGACCGAGGTGTTCATCCCCGTcgcggccgccgtcggcgtcgcgtTCGCCGTCGCGCAGTGGCTGCTCGTCGCGCGGGTGAAGGTCAACCcggcgcacgcggcggcggccgcggcgtcggggGGGAGCAAGAACGGCGGGTACGGGGACTACctcatcgaggaggaggaggggctcaACGACCACAACGTCGTCGTCAAGTGCCACGAGATCCAGACCGCCATCTCCGAAG GAGCAACATCATTTCTCTTCACGGAGTACCAATATGTTGGTATCTTCATGTCAATCTTCGCTGTCGTGATCTTCCTCTTCCTTGGTTCAGTCGAGGGATTCAGTACAAAGAGCCAGCCTTGCACATACAGCAAGGACAAGTACTGCAAGCCTGCCCTTTTCAACGCGCTCTTTAGCACTGCATCTTTCTTGCTGGGAGCGATCACCTCTTTGGTCTCTGGTTACCTTGGAATGAAGATCGCCACATTTGCCAATGCCAGAACTACCCTGGAAGCAAGGAAGGGTGTTGGGAAGGCATTTATCATTGCTTTCCGCTCTGGTGCTGTTATGGGCTTCTTGCTGGCATCAAGTGGTCTTGTGGTTCTTTACATCGCCATTAATGTATTTAAGTTGTATTATGGTGATGACTGGGAAGGTCTTTTTGAGTCTATCACTGGTTATGGTCTTGGTGGATCTTCCATGGCTCTCTTCGGAAGGGTTGGTGGAGGTATTTACACTAAGGCTGCTGATGTGGGTGCTGATCTTGTTGGCAAGGTTGAGAGGAACATCCCTGAAGATGATCCCAGGAACCCAGCT GTGATTGCTGACAATGTCGGTGACAATGTTGGTGATATTGCTGGAATGGGATCAGATCTCTTTGGGTCATACGCCGAATCATCCTGTGCTGCTCTTGTTGTTGCATCTATCTCATCTTTTGGAATCAACCATGATTTCACTGGGATGTGCTACCCACTGCTTGTCAGCTCTGTTGGCATCATTGTTTGTTTGATCACCACACTCTTTGCAACTGATTTCTTTGAGATCAAGGCAGTGAAAGAAATTGAACCTGCTCTGAAGAAGCAGCTCATCATCTCCACTGCTTTGATGACTGTTGGTATTGCAATAATCAGCTGGTTGGCCCTTCCAGCAAAGTTCACCATCTTCAATTTTGGTGCTCAGAAGGAAGTTACCAACTG GGGCTTGTTCTTCTGCGTTGCAATTGGTCTGTGGGCTGGTCTGATCATTGGTTTTGTGACAGAGTACTACACTAGCAATGCATACAG CCCTGTGCAAGATGTTGCAGATTCCTGCAGAACTGGTGCTGCCACTAATGTCATATTTGGTCTTGCTCTGGGATACAAATCAGTTATCATCCCAATTTTTGCTATTGCTGTCAGCATATATGTTAGTTTCTCTATTGCTGCAATGTACGGCATAGCCGTTGCCGCTCTTGGCATGCTAAGCACCATTGCAACAGGCCTTGCCATTGATGCTTATGGTCCTATCAGTGACAATGCTGGTGGTATTGCCGAGATGGCTGGTATGAGCCACAGAATCCGTGAGAGAACTGATGCCCTTGATGCTGCTGGCAACACAACTGCTGCTATTGGGAAG GGTTTTGCCATTGGATCAGCTGCTCTGGTGTCCCTTGCACTTTTTGGTGCCTTCGTCAGCAGAGCTGGAGTGAAGGTTGTTGATGTCCTGTCTCCAAAGGTCTTCATCGGTTTGATTGTTGGAGCCATGCTCCCGTACTGGTTCTCTGCCATGACCATGAAGAGTGTTGGAAGTGCCGCCCTCAAGATGGTTGAGGAGGTTCGGAGGCAATTCAACTCCATTCCTGGGCTAATGGAGGGAACTGGCAAGCCTGACTATGCCACCTGCGTCAAGATCTCCACTGATGCTTCCATCAAGGAGATGATTCCCCCTGGTGCTTTGGTGATGCTCACCCCCCTCATCGTCGGAACTCTCTTTGGTGTGGAGACCCTGTCTGGTGTTCTGGCTGGTGCTCTTGTTTCCGGAGTTCAG ATCGCCATCTCGGCCTCCAACACTGGTGGCGCATGGGATAACGCAAAGAAGTACATTGAG GCTGGTGCCAGTGAGCATGCTCGGACCCTTGGTCCCAAGGGATCAGACTGCCACAAGGCCGCCGTGATCGGTGACACCATTGGAGACCCCCTCAAGGACACATCAGGCCCGTCGCTCAACATCCTCATCAAGCTCATGGCCGTCGAGTCCCTTGTGTTTGCGCCTTTCTTCGCCACACACGGTGGTCTGCTGTTCAAGTGGTTCTAA
- the LOC9266216 gene encoding protein LATERAL BRANCHING OXIDOREDUCTASE 1, with protein sequence MADGHHWNIVKIPPIVQELAAGVHEPPSQYMVGEKDRPAIAGSDMPEPIPVVDLSRLSASNGEDSAGELAKLRSALEDWGLFLGSILSEMINVTRGFYKLPLEEKQKYSNLVNGKDFRIEGYGNDMVVSEKQILNWCDRFYHIVEPESRIAHSLWPTQPPSFRDVLHEYTMRCREITSLVLARLARLLGLREGYFVDMFDEDATTYARFNYYPRCLRPEDVLGLKPHSDGSVITVVSVDDTVSGLQVLRQGVWYDVPVVPNALLINMGDGMEIMSNGLLKSPVHRVVTNAERERVSVVMFYALDPEKELEPAPELVDDEKRPRQYAKMKIKDYLSGFYETFARGTRVIDTVKMSE encoded by the exons ATGGCTGACGGCCACCACTGGAACATTGTCAAGATACCGCCGATTGTgcaggagctcgccgccggcgtccatgAGCCGCCGAGCCAGTACATGGTCGGCGAGAAAGACCGCCCTGCCATCGCCGGCTCCGACATGCCTGAGCCCATCCCCGTCGTCGACCTCAGCCGGCTGTCTGCCTCCAATGGTGAAGAcagcgccggcgagcttgccaaGCTACGCTCCGCCTTAGAGGACTGGGGCCTCTTCCTG GGGAGCATTCTCAGTGAGATGATCAATGTGACAAGAGGATTCTACAAGCTCCCACTGGAAGAGAAGCAGAAGTACTCCAACCTGGTGAACGGCAAGGATTTCAGGATCGAAGGGTACGGCAACGACATGGTCGTGTCAGAGAAACAGATCCTGAACTGGTGCGACCGGTTCTACCACATCGTTGAGCCTGAGTCCCGGATAGCCCATAGCCTCTGGCCAACACAGCCTCCTTCTTTCAG AGATGTTCTGCATGAGTACACTATGAGGTGCAGGGAGATCACCAGCCTTGTGCTCGCCAGATTGGCCAGGCTGCTCGGCCTGCGAGAGGGCTACTTCGTCGACATGTTCGACGAGGACGCCACGACGTACGCGAGGTTCAACTACTACCCTCGCTGCCTGAGGCCGGAGGATGTGTTGGGCCTGAAGCCACACTCCGACGGCTCGGTGATCACCGTCGTCTCCGTCGACGACACCGTCAGTGGGCTTCAGGTGCTGAGGCAAGGCGTCTGGTACGATGTGCCCGTCGTCCCCAATGCTCTGCTCATCAACATGGGGGATGGAATGGAG ATAATGAGCAATGGGTTGTTAAAGAGCCCGGTGCATAGGGTGGTGACGAACGCCGAGAGGGAGCGAGTGTCGGTGGTGATGTTCTACGCGCTGGATCCGGAGAAGGAGCTGGAGCCGGCGCCGGAGCTGGTGGACGATGAGAAGAGGCCGAGGCAGTATGCCAAGATGAAGATCAAGGACTACTTAAGTGGCTTCTACGAGACTTTTGCAAGAGGGACACGAGTCATCGACACTGTCAAGATGTCAGAATGA
- the LOC4340292 gene encoding protein LATERAL BRANCHING OXIDOREDUCTASE 1: MEGSMEDVRSTLLVQELAGMRSKSVPRQYIVQQEDQPTIAATASFPIVDLGRLSQPDGDANEAVKLRQAMESWGLFMVTNHGIEDALMDNVMNVSREFFQQHLGEKQKYTNLIDGKHFQLEGYGNDQVKSDTQILDWLDRLYLKVDPADERNLSVWPKHPESFRDVLDEFLIKCDGVKNSLLPSMAKLLKLNEDYFVRQFSDRPTTIARFNYYPQCPRPDLVYGMKPHSDATILTILMVDNDVGGLQVLKDGVWYDVPTKPHTLLINLGDHMEIMSNGIFKSSVHRVMTNPEKERISVVLFYFMNLEKEIEPALELIDERHPARYKRVKIMDYLAGLFEHFLQGTRVIDTVKI, from the exons TGCCGGCATGAGAAGCAAATCTGTGCCAAGACAGTACATTGTGCAACAAGAAGACCAACCGACCATTGCAGCCACTGCATCATTCCCCATTGTTGACCTTGGTCGCCTGTCCCAACCAGATGGTGATGCCAATGAGGCGGTGAAACTCCGGCAGGCGATGGAGTCTTGGGGCCTTTTCATG GTAACTAACCATGGCATAGAAGATGCTCTGATGGATAACGTGATGAATGTGTCAAGAGAGTTTTTTCAACAGCATCTTGGAGAGAAGCAAAAATACACCAACTTGATTGACGGCAAGCATTTCCAGCTAGAAGGGTATGGAAATGACCAGGTGAAATCTGATACCCAAATCCTGGATTGGTTGGATCGATTGTATCTGAAAGTAGATCCAGCAGACGAGAGAAATCTTTCCGTTTGGCCCAAGCATCCTGAATCTTTCAG GGATGTTCTGGATGAGTTTCTCATAAAATGTGATGGAGTTAAAAACAGTCTCCTTCCATCAATGGCAAAGCTCTTGAAACTCAACGAGGATTACTTTGTCAGACAATTCTCTGACAGGCCTACCACTATTGCTCGATTCAACTACTACCCTCAGTGTCCAAGGCCTGATCTTGTCTATGGCATGAAGCCTCATTCTGATGCAACCATTCTTACAATTCTTATGGTTGATAACGACGTTGGTGGGCTACAAGTTCTTAAAGATGGTGTCTGGTATGATGTCCCAACTAAACCTCACACCTTGCTGATCAACTTAGGAGATCACATGGAG ATAATGAGCAATGGGATTTTTAAGAGCTCGGTGCATAGGGTTATGACAAATCCTGAAAAGGAGAGAATATCAGTGGTGTTGTTTTATTTTATGAATCTTGAGAAAGAGATTGAGCCAGCACTTGAGCTGATCGATGAAAGGCACCCGGCAAGATACAAGAGGGTGAAGATTATGGACTACCTTGCAGGGCTCTTTGAACATTTCTTGCAAGGGACAAGAGTGATTGACACAGTGAAGATCTGA
- the LOC9270348 gene encoding protein SRG1 has translation MADESWRTPAIVQELAAAGVEEPPSRYVLGEKDRSDELVAAELPEPIPVVDLSRLAGADEAAKLRAALQNWGFFLLTNHGVETSLMDDVLNLAREFFNQPIERKRKFSNLIDGKNFQVEGYGTDRVVTQDQILDWSDRLFLRVEPKEERNLAFWPDHPESFRDVLNEYASRTKRIRDDIVQAMSKLLGLDEDYFFDRLNKAPALARFNYYPPCPRPDLVFGVRPHSDGSLFTILLVDEDVGGLQIQRDGKWYNVQVTPNTLLINLGDTMEVLCNGIFRSPVHRVVTNAERERISLAMFYSVNDEKDIGPAAGLLDENRPARYRKVSVGEFRAGIIGKFSRRERYIDSLKI, from the exons ATGGCTGACGAGTCATGGAGGACGCCGGCGATAGTGCAagagctggcggcggccggcgtcgaGGAGCCACCGAGTCGGTACGTGCTTGGGGAGAAAGACCGTTCTGACGAGCtggtcgccgccgagctgccgGAGCCCATCCCCGTCGTTGATCTCAGCCGGCtagccggcgccgacgaggctgCCAAGCTCAGGGCGGCTCTGCAGAATTGGGGCTTCTTCCTG CTTACCAACCATGGAGTAGAAACCTCTCTGATGGATGATGTGTTGAACTTGGCAAGAGAGTTCTTCAACCAACCGATCGAACGGAAGCGAAAATTCAGCAACTTGATCGACGGCAAGAACTTCCAGGTGGAAGGGTATGGAACTGACCGGGTGGTAACCCAAGATCAGATCCTGGACTGGTCTGATCGGCTGTTTCTCAGAGTTGAACCCAAGGAGGAGCGAAATCTTGCCTTCTGGCCTGACCATCCTGAATCTTTCAG GGATGTTCTGAACGAGTACGCATCAAGAACCAAAAGAATAAGAGACGATATCGTTCAGGCTATGTCCAAGCTTCTTGGGCTTGATGAGGATTACTTCTTCGACCGACTCAACAAAGCTCCTGCACTTGCAAGATTCAACTACTACCCTCCCTGTCCAAGGCCTGACCTTGTGTTCGGCGTCAGGCCTCACTCCGACGGCTCCCTCTTTACGATTCTTCTCGTCGACGAAGATGTCGGTGGCCTGCAAATTCAGAGGGATGGCAAGTGGTACAATGTTCAGGTCACTCCCAACACATTGCTGATCAACTTAGGTGACACCATGGAG GTATTGTGCAATGGCATCTTCAGGAGCCCAGTGCACAGGGTGGTGACAAacgccgagagggagaggatcTCACTGGCCATGTTTTACAGTGTGAATGATGAGAAAGATATTGGGCCGGCGGCTGGTTTGCTGGATGAGAATCGGCCTGCAAGATACAGGAAAGTGAGCGTCGGAGAGTTCAGGGCTGGGATCATTGGAAAATTCTCTCGACGAGAGAGATACATCGACTCCCTGAAGATCTGA
- the LOC4340299 gene encoding heparanase-like protein 3 has product MEMRRFLGGLCFLALLRLGGAAEAVVGVAGVDGRRAIAATDEDFVCATMDWWPPDKCDYGTCSWGLASLLNLDLSNKILLNAIRAFSPLKLRLGGSLQDKLVYGTGDGGGPCAPFVKNTSEMFGFTQGCLPLHRWDELNAFFQKSGARIVFGLNALNGRVPLPDGSMGGPWDYTNAASLIRYTASKGYKIHGWELGNELSGSGVGTKVGADQYAADVIALKSLVDTIYQGNPSKPLVLAPGGFFDAGWFTEVIVKTRPNLLNVVTHHIYNLGPGVDTHLIEKILNPSYLDGMVSTFSNLQGILKSAGTSAVAWVGESGGAYNSGRHLVTDSFVFSFWFLDQLGMSAKYDTKSYCRQSLIGGNYGLLNKETFQPNPDYYSALLWHRLMGTKVLSATFNGTNMIRTYAHCAKDSPGITLLLINLSGNTTSQVSVTSEGAHANTVKKHSRKTRHLAAGSMREEYHLTAKDGSLQSQVMLLNGRALVADENGEIPRLEPVKVDAAQPIAVAPYSIVFAHIHNFPAPACS; this is encoded by the exons ATGGAGATGAGGCGGTTTCTTGGTGGGCTATGCTTCTTGGCTCTGCTGCGGCTGGGCGGCGCCGCGGAGGCCGTGGTCGGGGTCGCCGGCGTTGACGGGCggcgcgccattgccgccaccgACGAGGACTTCGTGTGCGCGACGATGGACTGGTGGCCGCCGGACAAGTGCGACTACGGCACCTGCAGCTGGggcctcgcctccctcctcaaCCTG GATCTCTCCAACAAAATCTTGCTCAATGCCATTCGAG cctTCTCGCCGTTGAAGCTGCGGCTGGGCGGGTCGCTGCAGGACAAGCTGGTGTAcggcaccggcgacggcggagggccGTGCGCGCCGTTCGTCAAGAACACGTCGGAGATGTTCGGCTTCACGCAGGGATGCCTGCCTCTCCACCGGTGGGACGAGCTCAACGCCTTCTTCCAAAAATCCGG CGCGAGAATCGTGTTCGGGCTGAACGCTCTCAACGGCCGGGTTCCGTTGCCGGATGGGTCGATGGGAGGGCCATGGGATTACACCAATGCTGCATCGCTGATTCGTTACACCGCGAGCAAGGGTTACAAAATTCATGGATGGGAGCTTG GAAATGAACTCAGTGGCAGTGGAGTTGGAACAAAAGTTGGGGCTGACCAATATGCTGCAGATGTGATTGCACTGAAATCACTAGTTGACACTATCTACCAAGGCAATCCATCAAAGCCACTTGTTCTTGCTCCTGGAGGTTTCTTTGATGCAGGCTGGTTTACTGAAGTTATAGTCAAAACCAGGCCAAACCTACTGAATGTGGTCACCCATCACATCTACAACTTAGGGCCAG GAGTGGACACACATCTGATTGAGAAGATCCTGAATCCATCTTATCTTGATGGAATGGTGAGCACATTCAGCAATCTTCAGGGGATACTGAAATCTGCCGGGACTTCGGCTGTCGCATGGGTCGGAGAGTCCGGAGGCGCGTACAACAGCGGCCGCCATCTTGTTACCGATTCATTTGTGTTCAGTTTCTG GTTTTTGGATCAGCTTGGGATGTCAGCAAAGTATGACACGAAGAGTTACTGCAGACAAAGTTTGATTGGTGGCAACTATGGCCTGCTAAACAAAGAAACATTCCAACCAAATCCTGACTATTACAG CGCTCTACTATGGCATCGCCTCATGGGAACCAAAGTTCTATCTGCAACATTCAATGGCACCAACATGATTCGCACTTATGCGCATTGCGCAAAAGATTCT CCAGGAATAACACTACTGCTGATCAACCTCAGTGGCAACACCACAAGCCAAGTTTCAGTGACAAGTGAAGGTGCTCATGCAAACACTGTGAAGAAGCATAGCAGAAAGACCAGGCATCTTGCAGCTGGATCAATGAGAGAAGAATACCATCTTACTGCCAAAGATGGCAGCTTGCAGAGCCAAGTGATGCTGCTGAATGGCAGGGCATTGGTTGCTGATGAAAATGGGGAAATCCCTAGGCTGGAGCCTGTCAAAGTGGATGCAGCACAGCCAATAGCTGTGGCTCCTTACTCCATTGTGTTTGCTCACATACACAATTTCCCTGCCCCTGCATGTAGTTAG
- the LOC107277545 gene encoding uncharacterized protein, with the protein MDWYAWLCRAGLHPDVAFEYARLFARNELAADDLRHLDHGLLATMGVPIAKHRLEILKLARRESPPSSSSSSSLAAVRLPWRATRLLAAAARRAALSLAARLRSVARRDRAAVAVAPRPPPPPQLWKPPRARAPPPPSATRNGGRKMALLRHLSKPMLTNHSSGGGGGGKRTRTTNGAATTYKAAAPAAASAAAAAITGCFAANPDAYSYSDDEFDLYDDGEDMRWESMFQDLKPT; encoded by the coding sequence atgGACTGGTACGCGTGGCTGTGCAGGGCGGGGCTCCACCCGGACGTGGCGTTCGAGTACGCGCGCCTCTTCGCGCGCaacgagctcgccgccgacgacctccgccACCTCGACCACGGCCTCCTCGCCACCATGGGCGTCCCCATCGCCAAGCACCGCCTCGAGATCCTCAAGCTCGCCAGGAGGGAGAGccccccgtcgtcgtcgtcgtcgtcctccctcgccgccgtccgcctcccGTGGCGCGCCACcaggctgctcgccgccgccgcgcgccgcgccgcgctctcCCTGGCCGCCCGCCTCCGCTCCGTCGCGCGCCGCGACagggccgccgtcgccgtcgcgccgcgcccgccgccgccgccgcagctgtgGAAGCCGCCCCgcgctcgcgcgccgccgccgccgtccgcgacgCGGAACGGCGGCAGGAAGATGGCGCTGCTGAGGCACCTCAGCAAGCCCATGCTCACCAACcactccagcggcggcggcggcggcgggaagaggacgaggacgacaaacggcgcggcgacgacctacaaggccgccgcccccgccgccgcgtcggcggcggcggcggcgataacCGGCTGCTTCGCCGCAAACCCCGACGCCTACAGCTACAGCGACGACGAATTCGATCTatacgacgacggcgaggacatgcgATGGGAGTCCATGTTCCAAGATCTCAAGCCCACATAA